In Panthera tigris isolate Pti1 chromosome C1, P.tigris_Pti1_mat1.1, whole genome shotgun sequence, the following proteins share a genomic window:
- the CATSPER4 gene encoding cation channel sperm-associated protein 4 isoform X2 → MASSLGTKGSQREDLLLQSEFLGGMQTAGGHRVLYDLTTRGSKATWNEVSLVSGRRRAAMMENRRTWWQQWTDINIKPLNVMRATHEPYTRTEEQVLINRRDITSARDTWDMQEFITRMYIKQLLRHPAFQLLLALLLVVNAITIALRTNSFLGQKHYELFSTIDDIVLTILICEVLLGWLNGFWIFWKDGWNILNFLIIFILLLGFFINELSSISITYTLRALRLVHVCMAVEPLARIIRVILQSVPDMANIMTLILFFMLVFSVFGVTLFGAFVPMHFQNMQVALYTLFICITQDGWVDIYRDFQMETREYTMEIGGAVYFAVFITIGAFIGINLLVVVVTTNLEQMMKAGEHGQLHQTTFREARRRRMEVTTCHWCTVRSPVWRCLASPRSHLRGATCLTSRKTPVTTFTWCSRQYRRT, encoded by the exons ATGGCTTCCTCCCTGGGGACCAAGGGGAGTCAGCGGGAGGACCTTCTCTTACAGTCAGAATTCCTTGGTGGAATGCAGACAGCTGGAGGTCACAGAGTCCTCTATGATCTCACCACGAGGGGGAGCAAGGCCACTTGGAATGAAGTTTCTTTGGTAAGTGGGAGGAGACGAGCAGCTATGATGGAAAACCGAAGGACTTGGTGGCAGCAGTGGACCGACATCAATATCAAACCTTTGAACGTCATG AGGGCCACTCACGAGCCCTACACCCGGACAGAGGAGCAAGTACTGATCAACCGCAGAGACATCACTAGCGCGAGG GATACCTGGGACATGCAGGAGTTCATCACTCGCATGTACATCAAGCAGCTGCTTCGTCACCCAGCCTTCCAGCTGCTGCTGGCCTTGCTGCTGGTGGTCAACGCCATCACCATTGCTCTGCGCACCAACTCCTTCCTTGGCCAG AAACACTATGAGTTGTTCTCTACCATAGATGACATTGTGCTGACCATCCTTATCTGTGAGGTCCTCCTCGGCTGGTTAAATGGCTTCTGGATTTTCTGGAAG GACGGCTGGAACATCCTCAACTTCCTGATCATCTTTATCTTGCTCCTGGGGTTCTTCATTAATGAACTCAGTTCCATTTCCATCACCTATACCCTCAG GGCGCTTCGTCTGGTGCACGTGTGCATGGCGGTGGAGCCTCTGGCCCGGATCATCCGTGTCATCCTGCAGTCGGTGCCTGACATGGCCAATATCATGACCCTCATCCTCTTCTTCATGCTG GTGTTCTCCGTGTTCGGGGTCACTCTCTTTGGTGCGTTTGTGCCCATGCATTTCCAGAACATGCAGGTTGCCCTGTACACCCTTTTCATCTGCATCACCCAAGATGGCTGGGTGGACATCTACAGGGACTTTCA GATGGAGACAAGAGAGTACACAATGGAGATTGGGGGTGCTGTCTACTTCGCCGTCTTCATCACCATCGGTGCCTTCATTGGCATCAACCTGTTGGTCGTTGTGGTGACCACCAATCTGGAGCAAATGATGAAGGCAGGCGAGCACGGACAACTGCATCAGACAACCTTCCGTGAG gcaaggaggaggaggatggaagTAACTACCTGCCACTGGTGCACTGTGCGGTCGCCCGTTTGGAGATGTCTGGCCTCCCCCAGGAGCCACTTACGGGGGGCAACCTGTCTAACCTCTCGGAAAACACCTGTGACAACTTTTACCTGGTGCTCGAGGCAATACAGGAGAACTTGA
- the CATSPER4 gene encoding cation channel sperm-associated protein 4 isoform X1 gives MASSLGTKGSQREDLLLQSEFLGGMQTAGGHRVLYDLTTRGSKATWNEVSLVSGRRRAAMMENRRTWWQQWTDINIKPLNVMRATHEPYTRTEEQVLINRRDITSARDTWDMQEFITRMYIKQLLRHPAFQLLLALLLVVNAITIALRTNSFLGQKHYELFSTIDDIVLTILICEVLLGWLNGFWIFWKDGWNILNFLIIFILLLGFFINELSSISITYTLRALRLVHVCMAVEPLARIIRVILQSVPDMANIMTLILFFMLVFSVFGVTLFGAFVPMHFQNMQVALYTLFICITQDGWVDIYRDFQMETREYTMEIGGAVYFAVFITIGAFIGINLLVVVVTTNLEQMMKAGEHGQLHQTTFRETGKEEEDGSNYLPLVHCAVARLEMSGLPQEPLTGGNLSNLSENTCDNFYLVLEAIQENLMQYKEIRDELNMIVEEVRSIRFNQEQEEELMHKHVSLSLSVASGSSLDIHDMTCQQDLITALINRDKVQESNTNLLLNKHKASR, from the exons ATGGCTTCCTCCCTGGGGACCAAGGGGAGTCAGCGGGAGGACCTTCTCTTACAGTCAGAATTCCTTGGTGGAATGCAGACAGCTGGAGGTCACAGAGTCCTCTATGATCTCACCACGAGGGGGAGCAAGGCCACTTGGAATGAAGTTTCTTTGGTAAGTGGGAGGAGACGAGCAGCTATGATGGAAAACCGAAGGACTTGGTGGCAGCAGTGGACCGACATCAATATCAAACCTTTGAACGTCATG AGGGCCACTCACGAGCCCTACACCCGGACAGAGGAGCAAGTACTGATCAACCGCAGAGACATCACTAGCGCGAGG GATACCTGGGACATGCAGGAGTTCATCACTCGCATGTACATCAAGCAGCTGCTTCGTCACCCAGCCTTCCAGCTGCTGCTGGCCTTGCTGCTGGTGGTCAACGCCATCACCATTGCTCTGCGCACCAACTCCTTCCTTGGCCAG AAACACTATGAGTTGTTCTCTACCATAGATGACATTGTGCTGACCATCCTTATCTGTGAGGTCCTCCTCGGCTGGTTAAATGGCTTCTGGATTTTCTGGAAG GACGGCTGGAACATCCTCAACTTCCTGATCATCTTTATCTTGCTCCTGGGGTTCTTCATTAATGAACTCAGTTCCATTTCCATCACCTATACCCTCAG GGCGCTTCGTCTGGTGCACGTGTGCATGGCGGTGGAGCCTCTGGCCCGGATCATCCGTGTCATCCTGCAGTCGGTGCCTGACATGGCCAATATCATGACCCTCATCCTCTTCTTCATGCTG GTGTTCTCCGTGTTCGGGGTCACTCTCTTTGGTGCGTTTGTGCCCATGCATTTCCAGAACATGCAGGTTGCCCTGTACACCCTTTTCATCTGCATCACCCAAGATGGCTGGGTGGACATCTACAGGGACTTTCA GATGGAGACAAGAGAGTACACAATGGAGATTGGGGGTGCTGTCTACTTCGCCGTCTTCATCACCATCGGTGCCTTCATTGGCATCAACCTGTTGGTCGTTGTGGTGACCACCAATCTGGAGCAAATGATGAAGGCAGGCGAGCACGGACAACTGCATCAGACAACCTTCCGTGAG ACaggcaaggaggaggaggatggaagTAACTACCTGCCACTGGTGCACTGTGCGGTCGCCCGTTTGGAGATGTCTGGCCTCCCCCAGGAGCCACTTACGGGGGGCAACCTGTCTAACCTCTCGGAAAACACCTGTGACAACTTTTACCTGGTGCTCGAGGCAATACAGGAGAACTTGATGCAGTACAAGGAGATCCGAGATGAGCTTAACAT gaTAGTAGAGGAGGTGCGCTCCATCCGCTTCAaccaggagcaggaggaggagctgATGCACAAGCATGTGTCCCTGAGCCTGTCGGTGGCGAGTGGGTCCTCCCTGGACATCCACGACATGACTTGCCAGCAAGACTTGATCACTGCGCTCATCAACAGGGATAAG GTTCAGGAATCCAACACAAACCTGCTCCTTAATAAACACAAGGCCAGCCGCTGA